A window of Zonotrichia leucophrys gambelii isolate GWCS_2022_RI chromosome 11, RI_Zleu_2.0, whole genome shotgun sequence contains these coding sequences:
- the MVD gene encoding diphosphomevalonate decarboxylase, with the protein MAAERALAMATCTAPVNIAVIKYWGKRDTDLILPINSSLSVTLHQDQLKTTTTAAASRDFTEDRLWLNGKEADVGHPRVQACLREVRRLARKRRGGGEDAAALSLSYKIHIASENNFPTAAGLASSAAGYACLVSALARLYGLEEELSEVARRGSGSACRSMFGGFVQWQRGERPDGTDSLALQVAPETHWPELRVLVLVVSGEKKPVGSTAGMQTSVETSPLLKHRAEVVVPERLAQMMQHIRDRDFEGFGQLAMRDSNQFHATCLDTFPPIFYLTDVSRHIIALAHRYNAHHGHTKVAYSFDAGPNAVIFALADTVAEFVEVVRRSFPPATNGDQFVRGLPVGSAVLPPELEAAVLTEPVPGAVQYILHTKPGPGPQLVDDPSQHLLGPDGLPRSRA; encoded by the exons ATGGCGGCGGAGCGAGCGCTGGCGATGGCGACCTGCACGGCCCCGGTGAACATCGCCGTGATCAAGTACT GGGGCAAGCGAGACACCGACCTCATCCTGCCCATCAACTCCTCCCTGAGCGTGACGCTGCACCAGGACCAG cTCAAGACCACCACGACGGCGGCCGCCAGCCGGGATTTCACAGAGGATCGGCTGTGGCTCAATGGGAAGGAGGCAGACGTGGGGCACCCGCGGGTGCAGGCCTGTCTGCGCGAGG TGCGGCGCCTGGCACGGAAGCGCCGCGGGGGCGGTGAGGACGCGGCCGCTCTCAGCCTGTCCTACAAGATCCACATCGCCTCCGAGAACAACTTCCCCACGGCCGCGGGGCTGGCCTCGTCTGCCGCCGGCTACGCCTGCCTGG TGTCGGCGCTGGCCCGGCTCTatgggctggaggaggagctgtcCGAGGTGGCGCGGCGGGGCTCGGGCAGCGCCTGTCGCAGCATGTTCGGTGGCTTCGTGCAGTGGCAGCGCGGGGAGCGCCCCGATGGCACCgacagcctggccctgcaggtggCCCCCGAGACGCACTGGCCGGAGCTGCGCGTCCTCGTGCTGGtg GTCAGTGGGGAGAAGAAGCCAGTGGGCAGCACAGCGGGCATGCAGACCAGCGTGGAGACCAGTCCCCTGCTGAAG CACCGGGCAGAGGTGGTGGTCCCCGAGCGCCTTGCCCAGATGATGCAGCACATCCGTGACCGTGACTTCGAGGGCTTTGGCCAGCTGGCCATGAGGGACAGCAACCAGTTCCACGCCACCTGCCTGGACACCTTCCCGCCCATCTTCTACCTGACGGACGTGTCGCGCCACATCATCGCGCTGGCACACCGCTACAACGCCCACCACGGCCACACCAAG GTCGCCTACTCCTTCGATGCTGGCCCCAACGCCGTCATCTTCGCGCTGGCCGACACCGTGGCTGAATTTGTGGAGGTGGTGAGGCGCAGCTTCCCCCCCGCCACCAACGGGGACCA GTTTGTGCGGGGGCTGCCCGTGGGCTCGGCTGTGCTGCCGCCGGAGCTGGAGGCTGCCGTGCTCACTGAGCCCGTGCCCGGGGCTGTCCAGTACATCCTGCACACCAAG cctggccctggtcCCCAGCTCGTGGATGACCCCAGCCAGCACCTGCTGGGCCCGGATGGGCTGCCCCGGAGCCGTGCCTGA